A stretch of DNA from Atribacterota bacterium:
TAATTCTTCAGGAAACATTGCCAAATGTCCTGTTTGCTTTTCTCCATTAAAATTCCAATGTCCTGAAAAATATTCATTCCATTCTTCTTTAGAGAGCTTTGATTTTTCTTTTATTTCTTTTGAAACTTTTGGTGGGGTACCGCTCTTTTTAAAAATCAATATAAATTCATAATCAATCTTTATAATTCCATTTCTTGGATAGGGGAAGCTACCCATTACCGTTGCTCCGCCAGTAGTATTCATAGTTGTTGGTTTTTGCCAAATAATTGCACCCATATAATCAAATCCTATACTTTCACAAAATTTAATAATCTCCGTTCTAATAGGAATGATTTTGTATCTTCCATAATAAACTGAGCGGGCAAATTGATCGCCAATATTGATACATAATCTACAACTATCATGTAACAACCTATAACATTCAGTCCATACTAAATTTAAATTATTAATATAATCCTCATAAGAATCACCAAAACCAATCTGCTTTTCTATTCCATAATCCTTTAATTGCCAATATGGTGGAGAAGTAATAATAAGATGAATAGATTTATCTGGGATTTCTTCCATCTTTCGGGAATCACCTATAATTATTTTATGTTTTGTAATCATAATATTCTTCAATTACCTATTTAAATCTATAAATAAGATTTATATTTACAACATAATTAACATGATAATTTTTAAAGTTTTCCTAAGATATTCTAGGGGAATCCTTATCCTTGAGAGTCTCTTTAATTAAGATCAAATTCAATATTTTTTAATCCCTTATATATCTTGTTTATAAAGCATGATAAATTTTCTTTAAAAAATTATTTCCTTTGATATTTTCAGGAAATATTTCTACTGATTATCCTATTGTTAATATTTTTATAATAAATACTAATTTTATCTAAGGTATAATAGTTATTGAATTATATATACTCTATCTTAAAGCCTAACTTAACATATATTTTAATTATTTAGGAAAGAAGATTTATTGCATCAGAATTTTTGGAAATTTCGATGCTATGAACGATACCGATTCAATTTTAATAAAATCAATAAATGAAATATGGCGGAGGGACTGGGACTCGAACCCAGACAGCTTACGCCTACACCGGTTTTCAAGACCGGCTCCTTGCCATTCGGACATCCCTCCACAAATAGCATCAAAAGGTAGATAAGCAATAAAATTTTACCTTAACCGGAAATTTTTTGCAATCCATCCATATAAGGACGTAGAGCTTCAGGTATAATAATTGAACCATCCTTCTCTTGAAAATTCTCCATGATAGCTACCATAGTTCTCCCCACTGCAACTCCGGAGCCATTTAAGGTATGAACAAAATGGACTTTACCAGATTCCTCTTCCCGATACCGAATATTAGCCCTACGGGCTTGAAAATCAGTACAATTACTACAGGAGGATATCTCCCGATATTTCCCCTGGGATGGCAACCATACCTCTAAATCATAGGTCTTGGCAGAAGAAAATCCCATATCGCCGGTAGAGAGAACAACTACCCGATAGGGTAGTTCCAACCTTTGCAAGATTACTTCTGCATTCTGAGTCAATTTTTCCAGCTCCAAAAAAGATTCTTCCGGTTTACAAATTTTCACTAATTCCACTTTGTTAAACTGATGCTGCCTGATTAGTCCTCTCACATCCTTACCATAAGAACCAGCTTCTCTTCTGAAACAAGCAGTATAAGCAGTATAGTAAAGTGGTAGGTCTGATTCTGGTAATATTTCATCTTGATGTAAATTAGTTAAAGGAACTTCTGCCGTAGGAACCAGATATAATTCATCATTGGATTTAAATAATTCATTTTCAAACTTTGGCAACTGACCGGTACCGGTCATAGTATTAGCATTGACTAAAAAGGGAGGAAATATTTCCTGATAATTATGCTCTTTAGTATGAATGTCTAGCATAAAATTAATTAATGCTCTTTCCAGCCTTGCTCCCCTATTTTTTAGTACTGTAAAACGGGCAGCGGAAATCTTAGCTCCTCTTTCAAAATCAAGAATATCCAATTTTTCACCTAAATCCCAGTGTGCCTGTGGCTCAAAATCTAATTTTCTCTGTTTTCCCCATCTTCTGACTTCCTGGTTACTTTCTTCATCAGGACCTACTGGTACGCTGGCATCAACTATATTGGGTATTTCTAATAATATACTTTGAATCTCTTGTTCTATAGACTTAACCTCTGTATCCATATCCTTAATTTTACTCGATACTTCCCTCATAGCAATAATCTTTTCCTGAGCATCATTTTTTTCTCGTTTCAAGCGGGCAATTTCCTCAGATACTTCATTTCTTTCCTGTTTTAAGGCGCTTGAGGTAAAGATAATTTTTCGGCGTTTATCATCAAGTTCTAAAATAAAATCAATATTACTGATATCCTGACCTCTTTTTTTCAAGGCATCTTTTATCTTATCCGGCTCTGAACGAATTAATTTTAAATCCAACATATTCTTAAATATCCTCCTGCACCATTCTATTACTAATTTTTTTATCCTTTTATGACTCCCAGTGGACGCATTCTTGCCACTTTGCTAGAAATTCCACTCTGATCCATTACATTGACCACTTCTGACACATCTTTATAAGCCTCAGATATTTCTTCTGCCAGTGTCTCTCTACTCCTGGCTTTGACTAAAATATCTCTTGCCCTTAACTCCTCTACAATATTTCTATTTCTTACTTCTCTTTTTGCAGCACCACGGCTTAATACTCTGCCGGCACCGTGACAGGTAGAACCAAATGTTTCCTGCATTGCCTTTTCATTCCCCACCAAAACAAAGGAACAACGTCCCATGTCTCCAGGAATTAAAACCGGCTGTCCAATTTCTTGATATTTTGGTGGCAAATCAGGATGCTGGGGTGGAAAAGACCTGGTAGCACCCTTTCGGTGAACACATAACTTTACTTTAGCACCTTGAAATTGATGAAACTCAATTTTGGCAATATTATGTGCTACATCATAGACTAGATTCAGACCCAGCTCTTCTTGGGAAACACGAAATATTTGTTTAAAAACATCTCTTATCCAGTGAGTTATGCATTGACGATTCGCCCAGGCAAAATTAGCTGCGCAACACATAGCCTGATAATAATTTTCTCCTTCAGGAGAATTAAGAGGTGCACAGGCTAACTGTCTATCAGGAATACTGATATGATATCGTTGTACTGCTTTTTGCATAATCGATAGATAATCAGTACAAACCTGATGCCCAAAACCTCGGGACCCGGTATGGA
This window harbors:
- the serS gene encoding serine--tRNA ligase; translation: MLDLKLIRSEPDKIKDALKKRGQDISNIDFILELDDKRRKIIFTSSALKQERNEVSEEIARLKREKNDAQEKIIAMREVSSKIKDMDTEVKSIEQEIQSILLEIPNIVDASVPVGPDEESNQEVRRWGKQRKLDFEPQAHWDLGEKLDILDFERGAKISAARFTVLKNRGARLERALINFMLDIHTKEHNYQEIFPPFLVNANTMTGTGQLPKFENELFKSNDELYLVPTAEVPLTNLHQDEILPESDLPLYYTAYTACFRREAGSYGKDVRGLIRQHQFNKVELVKICKPEESFLELEKLTQNAEVILQRLELPYRVVVLSTGDMGFSSAKTYDLEVWLPSQGKYREISSCSNCTDFQARRANIRYREEESGKVHFVHTLNGSGVAVGRTMVAIMENFQEKDGSIIIPEALRPYMDGLQKISG
- a CDS encoding RtcB family protein, with amino-acid sequence MKDKWEEILKQKGPYIWDIPKEYRPGMLVDGRIYASQSLLKQIISDQAPGQVANVAFLPGIVGYSLAMPDIHWGYGFPIGGVAATRLEDGVISPGGVGFDINCGVRLIRSNLKLKDVKDKMNQLVEYLYKKIPSGVGSEGILKLKLSEEKRVLAEGAQWAVEKGFGEKKDITYSEENGKMTQANPDIISNKAIQRGGSQLGTLGSGNHFLEIQVIDRVYQPEKATKMGLEEGMITILVHTGSRGFGHQVCTDYLSIMQKAVQRYHISIPDRQLACAPLNSPEGENYYQAMCCAANFAWANRQCITHWIRDVFKQIFRVSQEELGLNLVYDVAHNIAKIEFHQFQGAKVKLCVHRKGATRSFPPQHPDLPPKYQEIGQPVLIPGDMGRCSFVLVGNEKAMQETFGSTCHGAGRVLSRGAAKREVRNRNIVEELRARDILVKARSRETLAEEISEAYKDVSEVVNVMDQSGISSKVARMRPLGVIKG